The Solea senegalensis isolate Sse05_10M linkage group LG4, IFAPA_SoseM_1, whole genome shotgun sequence genome includes a region encoding these proteins:
- the hrh1 gene encoding histamine H1 receptor, producing the protein MMESGPSATTERPQLNTRSYVNNSNNSWNGLLDGDTLRLNDTLTLHDRFHTALLGVSLGLLSLLTIFMNLLVLYAVKKEKSLHTVGNLYIVSLSVADLIVGTTVMPLNLVYLLDDEWKLGRAVCQFWLIMDYVASTASIFSLFILCLDRYRSVRQPLKYLKYRTRGKASVMISIAWLLSMMWIIPILGWRSFTHVDLKPEEENKCDTDFRFVTWFKVITAIFNFYVPSILMLWFYTHIFLAVRQHLRDRERIIHPTDSFGENENEQNVNTPENNDSISPKRETPLKHSKKQHLLDQNTLDQTYSLEDPDKTRTAPSTSHRKIVVTCQQTTLLTMSTQRLRMTRKAQKCALIPKDKQPDAAIPLTQQPGLQDTNCTERNCEHRLQTSLNECHVTNSVSGVCDISQVSDVQRYTSVLYSHYDPSQALPWTDQEVDDAKLDPDSAATLRRSWQKFIDQSRQRIQSLRIHKEHKAAKQLGFIIAAFLLCWIPYFIAFMVMAFCRECVHHDLHMFTIWLGYINSTLNPFIYPLCNGNFKRVFKNILNIRL; encoded by the coding sequence ATGATGGAATCTGGTCCGTCAGCTACCACAGAGCGTCCTCAGCTCAACACCAGGAGCTACGtcaataacagcaacaacagctggAATGGGCTTCTTGATGGCGACACACTGAGGCTCAATGACACCCTGACCCTCCATGACCGTTTTCATACTGCCCTGCTGGGGGTCTCTCTGggtcttctctctctgctcaccATTTTTATGAACCTGCTCGTCCTCTACGCtgtgaagaaagagaaaagccTTCACACTGTGGGAAACCTCTACATTGTCAGCCTGTCTGTGGCAGATCTGATTGTAGGGACCACCGTGATGCCTCTGAACTTGGTGTATTTATTGGACGATGAATGGAAGCTGGGTCGGGCTGTGTGCCAGTTTTGGCTGATTATGGACTACGTGGCAAGCACAGCCTCAATTTTCAGCTTGTTTATACTGTGTTTGGACCGGTATCGCTCTGTCAGGCAGCCGCTGAAGTACCTCAAGTATCGAACGAGAGGAAAAGCCAGTGTGATGATTTCCATAGCTTGGCTGTTGTCAATGATGTGGATAATTCCGATTTTAGGATGGAGGTCCTTCACGCATGTAGACCTCAAACCTGAGGAGGAGAACAAGTGTGACACCGATTTCCGCTTTGTCACGTGGTTTAAGGTTATTACTGCCATCTTCAACTTCTACGTACCCTCAATTTTGATGCTTTGGTTTTACACGCACATCTTTTTGGCTGTGAGACAACATctgagagacagggagagaatCATCCATCCTACTGATTCATTTGGGGAAAACGAGAATGAACAAAATGTGAACACACCTGAGAATAACGACTCCATATCACCCAAGAGGGAGACTCCACTCAAACActccaaaaaacaacacttgttAGACCAGAACACTCTTGATCAGACATATTCCCTTGAAGATCCTGATAAAACCAGAACTGCTCCATCTACCTCGCACAGAAAAATTGTTGTAACATGCCAGCAGACAACATTGCTTACCATGTCAACACAACGACTCAGAATGACACGAAAGGCACAAAAATGTGCTCTGATTCCTAAGGACAAGCAACCAGATGCTGCTATTCCTCTGACACAACAACCGGGGCTGCAGGACACAAATTGTACGGAGCGGAATTGTGAGCACAGACTTCAAACGTCTTTAAATGAATGTCACGTGACAAACTCAGTTAGCGGTGTCTGTGATATCAGTCAGGTTTCAGACGTGCAAAGATACACGTCTGTGCTCTATAGCCACTATGACCCCAGTCAGGCTCTGCCCTGGACTGATCAAGAGGTCGACGATGCCAAACTGGACCCAGATAGCGCAGCAACTCTGAGACGGAGTTGGCAAAAGTTTATTGACCAATCACGCCAGCGCATCCAAAGCCTGAGAATCCATAAGGAGCACAAAGCAGCCAAGCAGCTGGGCTTTATAATCGCTGCTTTCTTGTTGTGTTGGATACCGTACTTCATAGCTTTCATGGTAATGGCATTCTGCAGAGAATGTGTGCACCATGACCTTCACATGTTCACCATATGGCTGGGTTACATCAACTCTACCCTCAACCCTTTCATATACCCACTCTGCAATGGGAACTTCAAACGGGTCTTCAAAAACATTCTGAACATTCGTTTGTAA